The following are from one region of the Hymenobacter sp. YIM 151858-1 genome:
- the dctA gene encoding C4-dicarboxylate transporter DctA, whose amino-acid sequence MKKLARNLTFQVLTAIALGVLLGAFFPGVGAALKPVGETFIRLIKMLIGPIIFLTVVLGIGSMGSLKKVGRVGGKALLYFELITTFALLLGVAAANLVQPGRGIDTAAATGKAAETQQYAEQAAGMDWVAFFTHIVPESMVGAFAEGDVLQVLLVAVLFGLALTRMPAAVAQPLIATFDRLSHVLFGVLGMVMKLAPLGAFGGMAYTIGKYGLHTLLPLAKLMASVYLTMALFIFGVLGLVARYYRFSLWRLLGFIKEELLIVLGTSSSESALPRLIDKLTAYGCSRSVAGLVIPTGYSFNLDGTTIYLSMASIFLAQAFNIPLSLGQQLTIIGILMVTSKGAAGVTGSGFVVLASTLAATKTIPVEGMALLLGVDRFMSEARAITNIIGNAVAAVVVAKSENEFDEARHRWALAGHVPPESEVAADRPEHPVAVPASATLVVEDEKEAKTRS is encoded by the coding sequence ATGAAAAAACTCGCCCGCAACCTAACGTTTCAGGTACTTACTGCCATTGCCCTGGGGGTGCTGCTGGGCGCGTTTTTCCCGGGCGTGGGGGCCGCCCTCAAGCCCGTGGGCGAAACGTTCATCCGGCTTATCAAAATGCTCATTGGGCCCATCATCTTCCTCACGGTGGTGCTGGGCATTGGCAGCATGGGCAGCCTGAAAAAAGTGGGCCGGGTGGGCGGCAAAGCGCTGCTGTACTTCGAGCTGATTACCACGTTTGCCCTGCTGCTGGGCGTGGCCGCCGCCAACCTGGTGCAGCCCGGCCGCGGCATCGATACCGCCGCCGCCACCGGCAAGGCCGCCGAAACCCAGCAGTACGCCGAGCAGGCCGCCGGCATGGATTGGGTGGCCTTTTTCACGCACATCGTGCCCGAGAGCATGGTGGGCGCCTTTGCCGAGGGCGACGTTCTGCAGGTACTGTTGGTGGCGGTGCTGTTTGGCCTGGCCCTCACGCGCATGCCCGCGGCCGTGGCCCAGCCACTTATTGCCACATTCGATCGGCTGAGCCACGTGCTGTTTGGGGTGTTGGGCATGGTAATGAAGCTGGCGCCCCTAGGTGCCTTTGGCGGCATGGCCTACACCATTGGCAAGTACGGCCTGCATACGCTGCTTCCGCTGGCCAAGCTGATGGCCTCGGTGTACCTGACGATGGCCTTGTTCATTTTTGGGGTGTTGGGGCTGGTGGCGCGCTACTACCGCTTCAGTTTGTGGCGGCTGCTGGGCTTCATCAAGGAAGAGTTGCTGATTGTGCTGGGCACGTCGTCGTCCGAATCGGCCTTGCCGCGGCTGATTGACAAGCTGACGGCCTACGGCTGCTCGCGCTCGGTGGCAGGCCTGGTGATACCCACGGGCTACTCCTTCAACCTCGATGGCACCACCATTTACCTTTCCATGGCCAGCATCTTTCTGGCGCAGGCCTTCAACATACCGCTAAGCCTGGGCCAGCAGCTTACTATTATTGGTATTCTGATGGTGACGAGCAAGGGCGCGGCGGGCGTTACGGGCTCGGGCTTTGTGGTGCTGGCCTCTACCCTGGCCGCTACCAAAACCATTCCCGTCGAGGGTATGGCGCTGCTGCTCGGCGTCGACAGGTTTATGTCGGAAGCGCGGGCCATTACCAACATCATCGGCAACGCCGTAGCGGCCGTGGTGGTGGCCAAAAGCGAAAACGAGTTCGACGAAGCCCGCCACCGCTGGGCCCTGGCCGGCCACGTACCGCCCGAAAGCGAGGTAGCCGCCGACCGCCCCGAGCACCCGGTAGCGGTACCGGCATCGGCTACTCTGGTGGTTGAGGACGAGAAAGAAGCAAAGACCAGAAGCTAG